The following is a genomic window from Parabacteroides johnsonii DSM 18315.
TGTTCTGCAAAGTGAGCGGAGCAGGTTGCAGTGTTCCATTATCCAACTTCACCTTTACTTTTACATCCGCTTGCTTTTTGGAGACATTCTTCTGGGTAATGTAAACACCGGAAGATGCACAATCGGTCACACAGATATTATAAGGGTCTGTCACGATCAACCAAACCGGACGGTACATCCCGCCATAGACGCCGAAAAGCACATGGTTGACAGGAATCACATCCGGACGTGACGCATTGTCGGCTTTCACAATGATCTCGTTATCCGCTCCCGGCTTCAGCACCGTGCCGATCTCGCATGAAAAAGCGGAATAGGCCCCTTTATGAGTCGCAACAAGCGAACCGTTCACATACACTTCCGCAACGGCTCCCACACCTTCAAAGCGGAGAAACACGCGTTTCCCTTCCATTTCGACAGGGAAGAAATAGTGCTTTTTGTAGTAGGCAGGCCCTTCATAGAAATTATCGAACTGCACCTGCATGTCTTTCGCATTCCATGTATGAGGAATCTCGACCTCGGTCCATCCACTCTCCCATTTGGGCGCATTGACGGCCAGTTCCTTGCCTGCCGGCGCTTTCTTAAATACCCAGCCGGAGTTAAACGACTCGACAATCCGGCCTTCAGCCTGCATCATCAAACTGAAACAGGCCAGCAATAAGGTTAAACTTAATACTCGTTTATTCATGATGTTTTAATTGATTGAGTTACAAAAATAGGATTACCTGACAAATCCACCGTGTAAAATCATCTCAATCCTGTTCAAGATCGTCTCTAAATCGTTATCTTTGCAGAGTTACACCCCTATAAAGGTCTAATTTAATAAAAACTACAAATGATAAAAAGACTCTATACCGCATTCATCATATATATGGTTATGCTATATGCAACCCCGGCATATAGCATAAATTTCTTCTTCTCCCACCTGGGAGTAGAAGATGGCCTGTCGCAAGTTTCCGTTCTTGATATTTTCCAAGATTCGGACGGCTACATCTGGTTCGGGACACGCAACGGAGCAAACCGCTATGACGGGTATGAATTTGTCATCTATCAGAATGAGGTAAACAACAACGCCACATTGACCGACAACTATATCCGGGGATTTGCTGAAGACGACCGGAAGAATATCTGGATCGCAACTTCAAACGGGATCAACTGCATCGATCATACAACCAAAAAGATAATCCGTTTCTACCCCAAAAGCATCGACAAAGAATGCACCACCAACGCCGCAGTACGACTATTGAAGCATTCCGACGGAAATGTCTATGCTTTCTGCAACCAGTCCATATTCAAATGCAGCATGGACCAGACAGTCGAACCGATCTTGCCCGACACGGTAATCTCTTCACCGGCCCACTCCGTAGCACAAGCTCCGGACGAGGACATCTATATCGGAACGGAGAGCAGCGGCTTGTACATCTATTCCGGAAACTGGAAACTAAAACAACATATACCAGTCGACGGTACCATAACAGCCATACTGCCGGACGAGGGCGGAAACATATGGCTGGGGCTGGACGAAGCCGGAATCTGCCTTTTCAACAAAGAGAGGCAGACTTTTACCTGGTTGCACAAAGACAACACCTGCCTCAGCAACAACTCGATACGCACACTCGTCCCCTATAGCGACAGTTCCATTCTGATCGGAACGTTCCGGGGTTTGAACATACTGGATAAAAAAGAGCTTGCCATCGCTCCGGCAGATATCAATATCGCCGGGAAAGGAGGACTGAGTCATTACTCCATCCATAGCATGATGATCGACAAAGACCAGACACTTTGGATCGGGACCTATTCGGCGGGAGTCAACTATCACAGTCCCTTTTACAGGCCGGTTTCCTATATCACGCCAAACGAATATGCCGGTATCATCGGCAAAGGCCAACAAGACAAGAACGGAAACATGTGGTTTGCAACAGAAGGTGCCGGATTGTTTTACTATAACCCGGAAAGCGGGCGGCAACAGCTTTATCCCATCAAACCTCTTCACGAAGGGAATTACGAGATCAATATCATAAAATCGATCCTGATACAGGGAGACTCGATTTTGTGTTCCACGCATTTCGGATCGGTCTATTTGTTCTCTATCCGTGACAAACAGTATAAAAAGCTGTACGACTTCCGGCACAACGACATTTTCTCCCTATACATCGACAAAAAAGGACGGCTCTGGATACCGACAAACAGCAGCCAGGACTTGGTGATGGTCGACAGGGGGAAGCAGGTCAATCGGTTCATGGCCGATGGTGTTTCCCGTCCTTTCAGATGGGTCACCGTGATCCATGAACTCGAACCAGACCTGTTTTTGTTCGGCACATTGTCCGACAGCCTTTACCTGTACGACATCAAGAAAGAAACCGTCCGCAATCTTTCCACCGAACTGCAACCGAATCCTAAGTTCGAGAAGTTGGGGAATATCACGGCCATTACGCAGGACAACGAAGGCAACGTCTGGATTGCGACCAATAAAAACGGCTTATACCGCCTGAACCGGAACCTGAAACTGGCCAAACATTATCAGAAAGAGGACGGGCTGTCCGACAGTTACATTAACTCGCTGACTATCGACCGACATCAAAATATCTGGGTGACGACGGGAAAATCTCTGTACAAACTGAATCGTACGACCGATATTTTCAACGAAATGAAGATAGCCGATATTCCTGCAATGGAGTTTACACGATTTTCAGGCAACAGCATTTCTGACGACGGCAGCATCTATTTTCCTGGAGACAAAGGAATCCTTTTCTTCAATCCGGACAAGATCATGGTGAACCCCAACATTCCACCCGTATATATCACTTCCCTGATTGTAAATAACAAAGACGACGTGACGGGAGAGATTGAGGACGGAGGCATTACGCTTGCTTCCGACCAGAATAGCATCACGTTCAGATACACGGCGTTAAACTTTATCCATTCCGAACGGAACCAGTATGCCTACAAGTTGGAAGGAGCCGACCCGACGTGGCACACGGTCGGCAACCGGCGGGAAGCCTATTACAGCAATTTGGCCCCCGGCACTTACACGTTCCGGATCAAAGCCTCCAACAACGACAACGTATGGAACTCCGAAGAAGCGACACTACGCATCACGATCGATCCGCCCTTTTACAAGACTTGGTGGGCTTATCTCCTATACTTCAGTATCATCACATTCATCATTGTGAAAATCATCCGCCACCAACACGACAAGCATGAACGGGAACGGGAACTTCGCTACAAACAGATGGAGCAGGATAAGGTCAACGAGCTGCATGAGGAACGAATGCGCATGTTCACCAATTTCTCACACGAACTGCGTACTCCCCTGACGCTCATCATCAACCCGCTAAACGACCTGATGCAGTACGTCTCGTTCTCGCCCGAAATAAAGGAGACACTTCAGCTGATCAAAAAGAACACCGGACGGATGTTACTCTTAGTCAACAACCTGATGGATATACAAAAATACGAGGCCGGTAAAACGATCCTGCAAAAGACCAGTTTCAACTTCTCCGCCTTTATCCGCGAGATGTATCACTCCTTCGAGAGTGTGGCGGGCAACAGGGAAATCCGTTTCACGTTGGACAACGAGCTGCCGGAAACCTACCAGGTTTGTTTCGATGAGGCGGAAATCGAAAAGATATTCTTCAATTTGCTCTCCAATGCCTTCAAATTCACACCTTCAGAAGGACAGGTGACCATCCGTGTCAGTACGATCACACAAGCAGAATGCGAACTGCTCCCCCATTTCCCGGCTCAATACAGCTCCATTCTGGTAGAAGCCAGATACTTGTTTATCGAAGTGGCCGACACTGGTAAAGGATTCAGCGAACAGGAAGCGGAAAAGATTTTCGAACCTTTCTACCGTTCGCAAGAAGATATACACCGGCAGATTTCCGGTACAGGCATCGGGCTTAGCCTGACACGCTCCATCATTTTGCAGCATAACGGTTGCATCTGGACCGAAAGCTCGGAAGCGGAAGGCACTCGTTTCCTCTTCCTTCTTCCCGACACCGAGAAGCAGGAAGAAGGGCAAGACGAATCTCCCGTCCTGTCCAAATCTGCTGAAATCAGCAAAAAGTTCGATTTGCTGGTCGAAGAGACTCGGAACAAAAACAAGCAGACCATCTTGCTGGCCGACGACAACCAGGAAGTGCTTCAATATCTGGAACAACAACTCTGCCTGGACTATGTCGTGGTCAAGGCATTCAATGGCAAAGAGGCATTGGCGATGATCGAGGAATCATATCCTCATATCGTCATCAGCGACGTCATGATGCCCGAAATGAACGGGCTCGAACTTTGCAAACGTATCAAAGAAAACCAAAACTATTGCCATATACCGGTTATCCTACTTACCGCCAAATCGATGATATCACAAATCGAAGAAGGCCTGGATGCCGGCGCAGACGACTATATCGTCAAACCGTTCCAGATATCTTTGCTCAAAGCCCGCATCCGGAACATCCTTTCCCTGCGCGAGAAAATGAAGACGATGTACGGGGAAACGCTTTCCCTCAAACAGTTCGGAGTTGAAGAGCCGAAAGAGCACGACGATTTCCTCGCCCGATATATCGAGATTGTAAAAGCCAATATATCGAATCCCGAACTCGACGTGTCGGTCATTTATGAAGCATTGGGAATGAGCCGGACTAACTTTTACAGGAAAGTAAAGACGGTAACCGGGCTTTCTCCTATCGAACTGATCAAAAACATCCGCCTGGAGGCTGGGGCGAAATTACTAAAGGAATCGGACATGAACGTTTCCGAAATAGCCCAGCACATCGGTTTCAGTAGCCGTTCGTATTTTGCCCGCAGTTTCAAGGCTGTCTATGGAATGTCGCCGACAGAATATCAGGAAACAGAATCTCAAAACTAAGGGTATTTCTATCAAATTTCATCAAAATAAATGTTTTTTAGCACGTTGGTATGTTTTTATCCCCTTTTGGAATAAAAATACACGCGCTTGGCTTGCATCTTTCATTCTTTTGACACAAAAAATAAATAGGACCGACAGGTTAATTACTAATTGTTTAATGTGCTAATAAATTATGAAAGGCATGAACAGACAACTACGAGGGAATTTGCCTCCCAACGAAAAGGCAAACGGGAAGAACAGATTTCTTTCCTTATTACTACTCTTTATGGCGTTTGTATCCGTACAGGTATATGCGCAGGATGTCAAAGTTTCCGGTACGATCAATGACAGTATGGGGCCGATTATCGGGGCAAACGTCATCGAAAAAGGAACGACCAACGGTGTCATCACAGACGTGGATGGTAAGTTCACGCTGACCGTGTCATCGAAAGATGCAGTCATCCAGATTTCCTACATCGGATTTACGAGCCAGGAATTCAAAGTGGGAAATCAAACGGTTTTCAACATCAAACTGTCTGAAGACACACAAAAGTTGGACGAAGTGGTAGTCGTAGGTTACGGTTCGCAGCGCAAATCAGACTTGACGGGCGGTATCGTGGCAGTTGGCGAAGAAAAGCTCCAAATGGTCACGACAAACAACTTGATGGATAAATTGGCCGGACAGATTCCGGGTATGAATGTCACGACCGGCAACGCCAAACCGGGCGAAGACCAGTCACT
Proteins encoded in this region:
- a CDS encoding hybrid sensor histidine kinase/response regulator transcription factor; the protein is MIKRLYTAFIIYMVMLYATPAYSINFFFSHLGVEDGLSQVSVLDIFQDSDGYIWFGTRNGANRYDGYEFVIYQNEVNNNATLTDNYIRGFAEDDRKNIWIATSNGINCIDHTTKKIIRFYPKSIDKECTTNAAVRLLKHSDGNVYAFCNQSIFKCSMDQTVEPILPDTVISSPAHSVAQAPDEDIYIGTESSGLYIYSGNWKLKQHIPVDGTITAILPDEGGNIWLGLDEAGICLFNKERQTFTWLHKDNTCLSNNSIRTLVPYSDSSILIGTFRGLNILDKKELAIAPADINIAGKGGLSHYSIHSMMIDKDQTLWIGTYSAGVNYHSPFYRPVSYITPNEYAGIIGKGQQDKNGNMWFATEGAGLFYYNPESGRQQLYPIKPLHEGNYEINIIKSILIQGDSILCSTHFGSVYLFSIRDKQYKKLYDFRHNDIFSLYIDKKGRLWIPTNSSQDLVMVDRGKQVNRFMADGVSRPFRWVTVIHELEPDLFLFGTLSDSLYLYDIKKETVRNLSTELQPNPKFEKLGNITAITQDNEGNVWIATNKNGLYRLNRNLKLAKHYQKEDGLSDSYINSLTIDRHQNIWVTTGKSLYKLNRTTDIFNEMKIADIPAMEFTRFSGNSISDDGSIYFPGDKGILFFNPDKIMVNPNIPPVYITSLIVNNKDDVTGEIEDGGITLASDQNSITFRYTALNFIHSERNQYAYKLEGADPTWHTVGNRREAYYSNLAPGTYTFRIKASNNDNVWNSEEATLRITIDPPFYKTWWAYLLYFSIITFIIVKIIRHQHDKHERERELRYKQMEQDKVNELHEERMRMFTNFSHELRTPLTLIINPLNDLMQYVSFSPEIKETLQLIKKNTGRMLLLVNNLMDIQKYEAGKTILQKTSFNFSAFIREMYHSFESVAGNREIRFTLDNELPETYQVCFDEAEIEKIFFNLLSNAFKFTPSEGQVTIRVSTITQAECELLPHFPAQYSSILVEARYLFIEVADTGKGFSEQEAEKIFEPFYRSQEDIHRQISGTGIGLSLTRSIILQHNGCIWTESSEAEGTRFLFLLPDTEKQEEGQDESPVLSKSAEISKKFDLLVEETRNKNKQTILLADDNQEVLQYLEQQLCLDYVVVKAFNGKEALAMIEESYPHIVISDVMMPEMNGLELCKRIKENQNYCHIPVILLTAKSMISQIEEGLDAGADDYIVKPFQISLLKARIRNILSLREKMKTMYGETLSLKQFGVEEPKEHDDFLARYIEIVKANISNPELDVSVIYEALGMSRTNFYRKVKTVTGLSPIELIKNIRLEAGAKLLKESDMNVSEIAQHIGFSSRSYFARSFKAVYGMSPTEYQETESQN